A section of the Mangifera indica cultivar Alphonso unplaced genomic scaffold, CATAS_Mindica_2.1 Un_0084, whole genome shotgun sequence genome encodes:
- the LOC123207513 gene encoding DAR GTPase 3, chloroplastic-like isoform X2: MALQLSTLPLHSLTNSFHVVYSLTKTKSSSSISALASTPSFSSIQIVGGQKLTQHGNSHSDGGFQSYDEEFDWVDLDADLYYWTKSLRPVQWYPGHIAKTEKELREQLKLMDVVIEVRDARIPLSTSHPQMDSWLGNRKKILVLNREDMISTADRNAWATYYAMQGTKVIFSNGQLGMGTMKLSRLAKTLATGVNVKRRAKGLLPRPVRAGIVGYPNVGKSSLINRLLKRRMCPAAPRPGVTRELKWVHFGKDLELLDSPGIIPMRISDQAAAIKLAICDDIGERSYDVADVAAVLVQMLTRIPTVDLFRSLLFICLMGMPTRQHTGSCQISGREGLVGLHWRGPPGNVSGC; encoded by the exons ATGGCGCTTCAGCTTTCAACTCTACCCTTACATTCTCTCACTAACTCCTTCCACGTCGTCTATTCCCTTACCAAAACCAAATCGTCTTCTTCTATTTCAGCTCTCGCCTCCACTCCATCTTTCTCCTCAATTCAG ATTGTTGGTGGCCAAAAATTGACTCAGCATGGAAATTCACATTCCGATGGCGGCTTTCAGAGCTACGATGAAGAGTTTGATTGGGTTGATTTAGATGCTGATCTTTACTACTGGACCAAGTCGTTGCGGCCCGTTCAG TGGTATCCTGGTCATATTGCGAAAACTGAAAAAGAACTTAGAGAACAACTCAAGTTGATGGATGTTGTCATTGAAGTGCGTGATGCTAGAATTCCCTTGTCCACTAGCCATCCTCAG ATGGATTCGTGGCTCGgtaataggaaaaaaattttagtgttGAATAGAGAAGACATGATATCTACAGCAGATAGGAATGCCTGGGCTACTTATTATGCAATGCAGGGAACTAAAGTTATTTTCTCCAATGGACAACTTGGAATG GGCACAATGAAGTTGAGTCGGTTAGCAAAGACACTGGCGACTGGCGTTAATGTCAAACGCAGAGCTAAAGGACTCCTTCCTCGTCCG GTGCGAGCTGGAATAGTTGGATACCCGAATGTTGGGAAATCATCTTTAATCAATCGTTTGCTAAAGCGACGAATGTGTCCAGCTGCTCCCAGACCAGGTGTTACAAGAGAATTGAA aTGGGTTCATTTTGGTAAAGATCTTGAATTGTTGGATTCTCCTGGAATAATCCCTATGAGGATTAGTGATCAAGCAGCTGCAATAAAGCTTGCCATATGTGATGACATTGGAGAGAGATCCTATGATGTTGCTGATGTTGCAGCGGTTCTTGTCCAAATGCTGACAAGGATTCCAACAGTAG ATTTATTCAGAAGCTTGCTCTTCATTTGTTTAATGGGGATGCCCACCAGGCAGCATACCGGGTCTTGTCAGATTTCCGGAAGGGAAGGTTTGGTTGGACTTCACTGGAGAGGCCCCCCAGGTAATGTCTCAGGGTGCTAG
- the LOC123207513 gene encoding DAR GTPase 3, chloroplastic-like isoform X1: protein MALQLSTLPLHSLTNSFHVVYSLTKTKSSSSISALASTPSFSSIQIVGGQKLTQHGNSHSDGGFQSYDEEFDWVDLDADLYYWTKSLRPVQWYPGHIAKTEKELREQLKLMDVVIEVRDARIPLSTSHPQMDSWLGNRKKILVLNREDMISTADRNAWATYYAMQGTKVIFSNGQLGMGTMKLSRLAKTLATGVNVKRRAKGLLPRPVRAGIVGYPNVGKSSLINRLLKRRMCPAAPRPGVTRELKWVHFGKDLELLDSPGIIPMRISDQAAAIKLAICDDIGERSYDVADVAAVLVQMLTRIPTVGSKALQNRYKIDVDGNCGKTFIQKLALHLFNGDAHQAAYRVLSDFRKGRFGWTSLERPPR, encoded by the exons ATGGCGCTTCAGCTTTCAACTCTACCCTTACATTCTCTCACTAACTCCTTCCACGTCGTCTATTCCCTTACCAAAACCAAATCGTCTTCTTCTATTTCAGCTCTCGCCTCCACTCCATCTTTCTCCTCAATTCAG ATTGTTGGTGGCCAAAAATTGACTCAGCATGGAAATTCACATTCCGATGGCGGCTTTCAGAGCTACGATGAAGAGTTTGATTGGGTTGATTTAGATGCTGATCTTTACTACTGGACCAAGTCGTTGCGGCCCGTTCAG TGGTATCCTGGTCATATTGCGAAAACTGAAAAAGAACTTAGAGAACAACTCAAGTTGATGGATGTTGTCATTGAAGTGCGTGATGCTAGAATTCCCTTGTCCACTAGCCATCCTCAG ATGGATTCGTGGCTCGgtaataggaaaaaaattttagtgttGAATAGAGAAGACATGATATCTACAGCAGATAGGAATGCCTGGGCTACTTATTATGCAATGCAGGGAACTAAAGTTATTTTCTCCAATGGACAACTTGGAATG GGCACAATGAAGTTGAGTCGGTTAGCAAAGACACTGGCGACTGGCGTTAATGTCAAACGCAGAGCTAAAGGACTCCTTCCTCGTCCG GTGCGAGCTGGAATAGTTGGATACCCGAATGTTGGGAAATCATCTTTAATCAATCGTTTGCTAAAGCGACGAATGTGTCCAGCTGCTCCCAGACCAGGTGTTACAAGAGAATTGAA aTGGGTTCATTTTGGTAAAGATCTTGAATTGTTGGATTCTCCTGGAATAATCCCTATGAGGATTAGTGATCAAGCAGCTGCAATAAAGCTTGCCATATGTGATGACATTGGAGAGAGATCCTATGATGTTGCTGATGTTGCAGCGGTTCTTGTCCAAATGCTGACAAGGATTCCAACAGTAG GTTCAAAGGCACTTCAAAACCGTTACAAGATTGATGTGGATGGTAACTGTGGTAAAAC ATTTATTCAGAAGCTTGCTCTTCATTTGTTTAATGGGGATGCCCACCAGGCAGCATACCGGGTCTTGTCAGATTTCCGGAAGGGAAGGTTTGGTTGGACTTCACTGGAGAGGCCCCCCAGGTAA